A DNA window from Arachis duranensis cultivar V14167 chromosome 3, aradu.V14167.gnm2.J7QH, whole genome shotgun sequence contains the following coding sequences:
- the LOC107477720 gene encoding 40S ribosomal protein S7, translating to MFTSRKKIHKDNDAEPTEFEETVAQYVFDLENTNQDLKSDLKDLYINQAIQMDVAGNRKAVVIYVPFRLRKSFRKIHLRLVRELEKKFSGKDVVLIATRRIVRPPKKGSAVQRPRTRTLTAVHDAILEDVVYPAEIVGKRVRYRLDGSKIIKVFLDPKERNNTEYKLEAFSGVYRKLTGKDVSFEFPITEA from the exons ATGTTCACCTCAAGGAAGAAAATCCACAAGGATAATGATGCTGAACCCACTGAGTTTGAGGAGACAGTTGCACAG tACGTGTTTGATTTGGAGAACACTAATCAGGACCTGAAAAGTGATTTGAAAGATCTCTACATAAACCAGGCAAT TCAAATGGACGTGGCTGGGAATCGCAAGGCTGTGGTCATCTATGTTCCTTTCAGATTGAGGAAGTCGTTCCGCAAAATTCATCTTCGTCTTGTCAGGGAGCTTGAGAAGAAGTTTAGTGGGAAG GATGTTGTGTTGATCGCCACAAGAAGGATCGTGCGTCCTCCAAAGAAAGGGTCTGCTGTTCAGCGGCCCCGTACCCGCACTTTGACTGCTGTGCATGATGCTATTCTTGAAGATGTAGTTTATCCTGCCGAGATTGTTGGCAAACGAGTCAGATACAGACTAGACGGATCAAAAATAATCAAA GTTTTCTTGGATCCGAAGGAACGCAACAACACTGAATACAAGCTGGAGGCTTTCTCTGGAGTTTACAGGAAGCTTACCGGAAAAGATGTATCTTTTGAGTTTCCAATCACAGAAGCCTAG
- the LOC107477762 gene encoding LOW QUALITY PROTEIN: uncharacterized protein LOC107477762 (The sequence of the model RefSeq protein was modified relative to this genomic sequence to represent the inferred CDS: substituted 1 base at 1 genomic stop codon) yields the protein MTRLSFRPRPLDIHKKLPIVKSVKDFEDDEAPTSTRNLQLLRIALSXFIVHHVPSRRVASEIPTPQFVVVDTYERDYSCTFAQPNSYLRARGARAEIGEFVEYDLDNEDEDWIFEFNKEQKILMPEMFEALLFKLEVLDHKACERAGVITPTLGSPIPVLLRLDGAIEALQAQSKYAVIESVYDYWKEKRERWQKPILRRLQPPPPSNDTNPYNVFRPREKAHRLHTRRMQRRENNVQSFEKFRQVRRNLEQAKSLVQAVIKREEKKREVMDNEVMLQRIQMKYKHETKFLEDSLALSRLTPYSSKFVSSEEEFFESDNMMTSHPHSRPSVVQIHPSYDANPAMLPAAFSKQEFRRQHVPQGWPQKLDPLEPVLLFTKPLLPDKLHMAGIVPPSDTLRDNNGVPTRAYKFHGRIGRGGRIIFDRWNPLMQTPIDCGNSYYMPPKPRP from the exons ATGACTAGGTTGTCTTTCAGGCCCCGGCCACTTGACATCCACAAGAAGCTCCCCATTGTTAAGTCTGTTAAGGACTTCGAAGATGACGAGGCACCTACTTCTACTCGTAATTTGCAGTTGCTGCGAATTGCTCTTTCTTGATTTATA GTACATCATGTTCCCAGCAGGAGAGTGGCCTCTGAAATCCCTACTCCTCAGTTTGTTGTTGTGGATACATATGAAAGGGACTATTCTTGCACTTTTGCTCAACCAAATTCTTACTTGCGGGCAAGAGGAG CTCGGGCTGAGATTGGAGAGTTTGTTGAGTATGACTTGGACAATGAAGATGAGGACTGGATTTTTGAGTTTAACAAGGAACAGAAGATTCTGATGCCTGAAAT GTTTGAGGCTCTTCTTTTCAAGCTGGAGGTATTGGATCATAAGGCTTGTGAAAGGGCTGGAGTTATAACACCTACTCTTGGTTCACCAATTCCAGTGCTACTACGGCTTGATGGTGCTATTGAG GCCCTACAAGCTCAGTCAAAATATGCAGTTATTGAATCAGTATATGATTACTGGAAAGAGAAG CGAGAAAGGTGGCAAAAGCCAATTTTGCGACGTTTGCAG CCCCCTCCACCTTCTAATGACACCAACCCATATAATGTCTTTCGTCCTAGGGAAAAAGCCCACAGGCTTCACACAAGAAGG ATGCAACGAAGAGAAAACAATGTCCAGTCATTTGAGAAGTTTCGCCAG GTTAGACGGAACCTTGAACAAGCTAAGAGCTTGGTGCAGGCTGTGATCAAG AGGgaggagaaaaagagagaagtaatGGATAATGAAGTTATGCTGCAGAGGATACAAATGAAGTATAAG CATGAAACCAAATTTTTGGAAGACAGCTTAGCACTCTCGAGACTCACTCCCTACTCATCGAAGTTTGTTTCAAGTGAGGAGGAGTTCTTCGAGTCAGACAATATGATGACTAGCCATCCTCATTCAAGGCCTTCAGTAGTACAGATTCATCCTTCATATGATGCCAACCCGGCCATGCTTCCTGCAGCTTTTTCAAAGCAAGAGTTTAGGAGGCAACATGTTCCACAAGGCTGGCCTCAAAAGTTG GATCCTCTTGAGCCAGTTCTGTTGTTCACAAAACCTTTACTTCCAGACAAGTTGCATATGGCAGGCATTGTGCCACCATCAGATACTTTAAGAGATAATAATGGGGTGCCAACAAGAGCATATAAATTCCATGGAAGAATTGGCAGAGGAGGCCGTATAATATTTGACAGATGGAATCCACTTATGCAGACCCCAATTGACTGTGGAAATTCTTATTATATGCCACCAAAACCAAGACCTTAA
- the LOC107477761 gene encoding pentatricopeptide repeat-containing protein At1g73710, which yields MKKILTASCSKNPKYENFSSTLTVSTKKEQCAKQCEGNNANSKQRKRDSIRSSCSKKKKGYGGNLPSILKSLEYSVDVEATLDSFSENPSPKEITVILREQGRWERVVKVFEWFKSQRGYVPNVIHYNVVLRVLGKAQRWDQLRLLWIEMAKNGVSPTNNTYSMLVDVYGKAGLVREALLWIKHMRLRGFFPDEVTMSTIVKVLKDAGEFDRADRFYKDWCDGRVVLDDLDLDSLSVTATNGSRSMPISFKHFLSTELFKTGGRNTLNSSNKEIGPQKPQLTSTFNTLIDLYGKAGRLKDAAEVFADMLKSGVAMDTITFNTMIFICGSHGNLLEAESLLNKMEEKGISPDTKTYNILLSLYANSGNTDAALCCYRRIRDVGLFPDDVTHRALLGALCSKNMVQAVETLIDEMEKSSVSVDEHSLPSIIEMYVNEGALDKANDMLQKFLMNGVPSSSICAAIMDAFAEKGHWLEAENVFYWERGVPGQRRDVIEYNVLIKAYGKGKLYNKAVSLFRGMKNHGTWPDGCTYNSLIQMLSGADLVNQARDLMVEMQGMAFKPHCQTFSAVIASCARLSQLSDAVSVYQEMLQAGVKPNEVVYGSLINGFAEYGSLEEALRYFNIMEESGLSANLVVLTSLLKSYCKVGNLEGVKAIYERMQNLEGGLDLVACNSMISLFADLGLVSEAKMAFENLREKGWADRISYVTMMFLYKDVGRIDEAIEIAEEMRLLGLVRDYVSYNKVLVCYATHGQLYECGELIHDMISKKLLPNDGTFKVLFTVLKKGGFPIEAVVQLESSLKEGKPYARQAAITALYSLVGMHDLAFKSIQTFIESEVDLDSYAYNVAIYAYGSAGEINKALNTYMKMQDKHLEPDIVTQINMVGCYGKAGMVEGVKRIFTQLRGGEIKPCKSLFKAIIDGYKVCNRKDLAELVSQEMKITFNLEENNEVESKIESENGSDCD from the exons atgaaaaaaattttgactgcAAGTTGTTCTAAGAACCCCAAGTATGaaaatttttcttctactctcacGGTTTCAACGAAGAAGGAGCAATGTGCAAAACAATGTGAAGGGAATAATGCGAATTCTAAGCAGCGCAAGAGAGATTCAATCAG ATCAAGTTGT agcaagaagaagaaggggtaTGGCGGTAATTTACCTTCAATTTTGAAATCTTTAGAGTATTCTGTTGATGTTGAAGCGACCCTTGATTCTTTCTCTGAGAATCCTAGTCCTAAAGAGATAACTGTTATACTTAGGGAACAGGGGAGGTGGGAGCGTGTTGTTAAGGTTTTTGAGTGGTTTAAGTCACAGAGAGGGTATGTTCCCAATGTGATTCACTATAATGTTGTGCTTAGAGTTCTTGGTAAGGCTCAGAGATGGGACCAATTGAGGCTTCTCTGGATCGAAATGGCAAAAAACGGGGTTTCGCCTACTAATAACACTTATAGCATGCTTGTTGATGTGTATGGGAAAGCAGGTCTTGTTAGAGAAGCACTTCTGTGGATTAAGCATATGAGGTTGAGGGGTTTTTTTCCTGATGAGGTTACAATGAGTACGATTGTTAAGGTGTTGAAGGATGCGGGAGAGTTTGATAGGGCAGATAGGTTTTACAAGGATTGGTGTGATGGTAGGGTTGTCTTAGATGATCTTGATTTGGATTCTCTATCAGTTACTGCTACGAATGGTTCTAGATCGATGCCTATTAGTTTCAAGCATTTCCTTTCGACCGAGCTGTTTAAGACGGGTGGGAGAAACACTTTGAATTCATCAAACAAGGAGATTGGTCCCCAGAAACCCCAGTTGACTTCAACTTTCAATACCTTGATAGATTTGTATGGCAAGGCTGGACGGTTAAAGGATGCTGCCGAAGTCTTTGCTGATATGTTAAAATCCGGAGTGGCAATGGATACAATCACTTTTAATACTATGATCTTTATCTGTGGAAGTCATGGTAATTTGTTGGAAGCTGAATCTCTGCTTAATAAAATGGAAGAAAAGGGTATATCCCCTGATACGAAAACTTACAATATCCTTCTGTCCTTGTATGCTAATTCAGGGAATACTGATGCTGCTCTTTGTTGTTATAGAAGGATTAGAGATGTTGGGCTCTTTCCGGATGATGTAACTCACAGAGCTCTTCTTGGTGCGCTATGTTCAAAGAATATGGTTCAAGCTGTGGAAACTCTGATTGATGAAATGGAGAAATCTTCTGTTTCTGTTGATGAGCACTCTCTTCCTAGTATCATCGAGATGTATGTTAACGAAGGAGCCCTTGACAAAGCAAATGATATGCTTCAGAAATTTCTAATGAACGGTGTACCATCATCAAGTATATGTGCTGCAATTATGGATGCTTTTGCTGAAAAGGGACACTGGCTTGAAGCCGAGAATGTGTTTTATTGGGAAAGAGGTGTGCCTGGACAGAGAAGGGATGTCATAGAATACAATGTCTTGATCAAAGCGTATGGCAAAGGAAAACTTTACAACAAAGCTGTTTCTCTCTTCAGGGGAATGAAGAATCATGGGACTTGGCCTGATGGTTGCACTTATAATTCTCTCATTCAGATGTTATCCGGTGCTGATTTAGTCAATCAGGCAAGAGATCTCATGGTTGAAATGCAAGGGATGGCATTTAAGCCGCATTGTCAGACTTTTTCTGCTGTTATTGCAAGCTGTGCTCGTCTCAGTCAGCTTTCTGATGCTGTCAGTGTGTACCAGGAAATGCTACAAGCCGGAGTAAAACCAAATGAGGTTGTGTATGGATCTTTAATAAACGGATTTGCAGAATACGGTAGTCTTGAGGAGGCACTTAGGTATTTCAACATTATGGAAGAATCCGGATTATCTGCCAATTTAGTTGTGTTGACATCCTTGCTAAAGTCTTATTGTAAGGTTGGGAACTTGGAAGGAGTAAAAGCCATTTATGAACGGATGCAGAACTTGGAAGGTGGTCTTGATTTAGTTGCGTGCAATAGTATGATAAGTCTCTTTGCAGATCTCGGATTGGTATCCGAAGCCAAGATGGCTTTCgagaatttgagagaaaagGGCTGGGCAGACAGGATTTCATATGTGACAATGATGTTTCTTTATAAAGATGTGGGAAGGATCGACGAGGCCATTGAGATCGCGGAGGAGATGAGGCTTTTAGGTTTAGTGAGGGATTATGTTTCATATAATAAGGTACTGGTATGTTATGCCACTCATGGACAGCTTTATGAGTGTGGTGAACTAATACATGATATGATATCTAAGAAGCTTTTGCCAAATGATGGAACTTTTAAAGTGTTGTTCACTGTATTAAAGAAGGGAGGGTTTCCAATTGAAGCAGTTGTGCAGTTGGAGTCATCTCTGAAGGAGGGGAAGCCTTATGCGCGACAAGCTGCGATCACTGCTTTGTATTCTTTAGTTGGTATGCACGATTTGGCGTTTAAATCCATTCAGACATTCATAGAATCCGAGGTTGATCTTGACTCCtatgcatataatgtggcaatCTATGCATACGGTTCGGCTGGAGAAATCAACAAGGCCTTGAACACATACATGAAAATGCAGGATAAGCATTTGGAGCCTGACATTGTGACTCAGATTAATATGGTAGGTTGTTATGGAAAAGCTGGCATGGTTGAAGGCGTGAAACGGATATTTACCCAACTAAGAGGCGGAGAGATCAAGCCATGCAAGTCTTTGTTCAAGGCTATTATAGATGGTTACAAAGTTTGCAATAGAAAGGACCTAGCTGAGTTAGTTAGCCAAGAGATGAAAATCACATTCAACTTGGAAGAAAATAATGAAGTTGAGAGCAAAATTGAAAGTGAAAATGGAAGTGATTgtgattga
- the LOC107477763 gene encoding uncharacterized protein LOC107477763 — translation MERMIREKILQVHSDVQEPLHLRVPATVLDNPVLTLYPFDHLAMKHGWLRQVTLGTLELLRQIESIHRIHMKAAGLLSEFLGTLGSDFQQLPICAKSWKTMSKASKEHAYDQVKENLKRKPAGIEANHWKKFLQYRLDDDTKDKCRKNAVNRSKQQYTHTGGSKTMARKRHEEEQRLGMPIGRGEGWTMSHKKRNGKYMNEQARLVGEAIELVESQDPSSKEFSQNDSLAQVLGKEHPGRVRGLGIGTCPSRCFRNIPEQSDYGVQIEEYQMEIVKLKAEAAELRAAAAAAEAKRQRMETEAAEGKAKIQTMGDLLTYVIQQQGGNLPPEIAAGLDYLRSAPTSSHAR, via the exons ATGGAACGCATGATACGGGAGAAAATACTTCAAGTGCACAGCGACGTGCAAGAGCCCCTCCACCTCCGCGTTCCGGCAACAGTGCTCGACAATCCTGTGTTAACGCTGTACCCTTTTGACCACCTCGCAATGAAACACGGCTGGCTTCGTCAGGTGACATTGGGGACGCTCGAGCTCCTGCGACAAATAGAAAGCATCCACCGGATTCACATGAAG GCAGCGGGCTTATTGAGCGAGTTCTTGGGGACATTGGGGTCTGATTTTCAACAATTACCAATTTGTGCAAAGAGTTGGAAGACAATGAGCAAGGCTTCCAAGGAGCATGCGTATGACCAGGTTAAG GAAAACCTCAAGCGTAAGCCAGCAGGAATAGAGGCAAATCACTGGAAAAAGTTTCTTCAATATCGATTGGACGATGACACGAAG GATAAGTGTAGAAAAAATGCCGTTAATCGTTCAAAGCAACAATACACACATACCGGAGGTTCTAAAACGATGGCAAGAAAGAGACACGAAgaa GAGCAACGATTGGGAATGCCTATTGGGAGAGGAGAGGGATGGACCATGAGTCATAAAAAAAGGAATGGAAAGTATATGAATGAACAAGCGCGTTTGGTTGGG GAAGCAATTGAACTTGTTGAGAGCCAAGACCCCTCTAGCAAGGAATTTTCACAGAATGATTCCCTTGCACAAGTGCTTGGAAAGGAGCACCCAGGAAGAGTTCGTGGACTCGGTATTGGTACATGTCCGAGTCGGTGTTTTCGTAACATTCCAGAGCAGTCGGACTACGGTGTACAGATTGAGGAGTATCAGATGGAGATTGTGAAACTCAAGGCGGAGGCAGCAGAACTCAgggcagcagcagcagcagcagaggCAAAGAGACAGAGAATGGAGACAGAGGCAGCTGAAGGGAAGGCAAAAATACAGACAATGGGAGATTTGTTGACATACGTAATCCAGCAACAAGGAGGTAATTTGCCACCTGAAATAGCTGCGGGTTTGGATTATTTGAGAAGTGCACCAACCTCATCCCATGCAAGATGA